CTGATTGAGGAAGACATTTCAGATaggaatggtgaaagtttcatcCTGCAGTTTCCAATGGATGACAATTCACATTAGAAGATATTAGTCCAGTTATCTTCTAATCAGAAACTGGATGTGTTTCAAATCTCTTCTTTTGAGTGGGCCTTGCTCTTTGAATCCAATTATTATGTGTGTAGAATCTCCATGACCAGCCATAAAGGTATTGAAAATGCCCACTAGACCTTGTTCTTTAATGTAACCAACGGCAATAGACTAAAACTGAGCAAAATAGAGAAAACTAGAAAACACACAAGACTTATACTGGTTTGGCAGAACTTTTGCCTAtgtccagttgtgatttctctagGTAGAGAAATCACCGCtcctttgattaataatagagattacagaacttttgcaaaccctAGAACTAGTCTCTCTCACTTGTCTCGGCTATCACAGTTTTTCTCGTAagccttgccgcaccctatttataggcatAGGGTGCACTTTACATGTCCTTTACAGATTATAATTCCTATTCTAAGTGGAATAGGAAATTAGACTTCCTTTCCAATTCCAAATAGACTTCTAGGATGTCTAATCTAAATTGGATAAGGAAACTAAGATTCTTTCCAAGCCCTTTTAGGAGAAGAATAGGtgcacctttttttttccctaaaacAATCCTAAACAGAAAAGGACACTAATTGACGAGCCAAAACCTAACAAAAGGTTCACTTTTTTGCATTTCTTATTTTATATGAAGGTGTTTCACTTCTTTGCTGCTATTTCACACCTTCAATTGGGTATTTATCCTCAATGTAATGACATGCCGAGATTAGGTACTTGATTATGCTGAGAAAGAAAATATAATGGATCAGATGGGCAACATTACAAAACCGAGAAGAAAAACTAAAGTTGTTACTGATAATGAAAATACAACAAAAGAAGcaacagaaagaaagaagctgGCAAAAGAGGAACGGACACGCTTaatggaggaaaagaagctCAAGAAGCTAGTAAGTTGTTATTATGATTTGAACTTTATTTTTTCTAACAGAACAATAAGCTGATGGATATCCATGAAAAACAGGAAGAGAAGTTGCAGAAAGAAGCTCTGAAAGCTGAAGCagcagagatgaaaaaaatccaaaaagaaaagcaaaagtggGAAAAAGGGAAGTTTGCCTTAAAATCCATCGTGGCTGAGATTGATTCTAAAGTTGTGGAGTTGGGGTCAGTTGGAGGTCTGGTGTCATTCCTCGTTTCTGCTGAAGTACTTTGCATGTGCTTTTATATCTGGTAGCTGATACCTTTTTAAACTGTTTTGTAGGAAATTTGCTTACAAGGTTTGCTGAAAAAGGGTTAACATATCGTATAACATCAAATCCAATTGAAAGATCAATTGTCTGGACCATGACTGTTCCAGAACATCTTTCACAGGTAATAAGCTATCGTATTAGTTGTAGTGTTATCATATTACCTCGGACTCTAGTGGGATTCATAAAAGCAAAACTAGCTGgaatttttcttcaaataacTTCTGTGTGGTTCAACATTATTAGCCTTTGTAGCTTAATGGATCATAAAATTAGGCCACTTCAATTATTGTATAAAAATAGAAACCACATCATTAAAGGATAATTGTGGGTGTTATATTGTGTATTGCTGGAAGACTCACGAGTCGCTACCAAAGGTCTATGATATAATGATTGACTACTGTTGTGTTGCATCTTCATGGGTTATGTGAGTGGCTAGGTCAAGATCATTCTTTAAGGATTTCATGAGCTTCCTGCCTCTCAGATTAATTATTCAGAGGATGCCTTTACACGTCTTGTTAAAGTTTatgacaaaatattattttttgcgCTAAATAAAGGAAttagaatttatttttttatgcatCCAATTCGTCCATGTATTAGCATAATATTATACATCTATTAACCTGAATATCTAATTGCAGCTTTCGCCCAAAGAAACAGAAATTCAATACATGTTGCTTGTGTATGAAGCTGAAGAATTTTGTAATGTTGTCATCAATGAATCTCTTTTGGATCATGTTCTTAGTGTTCGAAGTCAATATCCATCTTATACAGTGTGTTGTCTTACAAACAGGTTGATGGCATACATTAAGAAAAGGTGAGAGATTGCTAATAATATGTACTGTATCTTGTATTAGAATTTTACCTAGCTAAAGATATTGCACTGAAATTTTCATGTAtcgaaaaatgaaaataaaaatgaacgGTGAACATGATTTAGATAATTAGTCTATGGATGATTTACTAATGTTATATACTGTTGCTTTCGCTTGGCCAGTGCCCTGCCCTGTGAGCAtacttatttgtttttctttctcattATCTATTTAGTTAATTCATTAGAACATGCGAAATTCAGTGGAGTACAGAAACTATATTATAACTTGGACGCTGATTTCTACATCGTATGAAATGAAAGGTGACAGACATGGactgtttttgttttatttttgtaagAGAAGAAACACAAAAGTGGTAAACTTGAGTTCACTAATCATTTGGATGGTAGCTCAACATAGTTGATTATGCGTCTGAAGTGTTCTTATCCCCTTCAGTAAGTAATTGCCATTCTATTCAAATAGGAGCAATTGATAAGTAAAAGAACAGATTATCAGAAAGGATacactttattttcttcatttcaacTGGAGAGAATTTATATCCTTGTTGGGTATCATCATTTTATTATGATTACCCGTTAAATATCACATCAATAAAACAACCTGTGATGTTAAAAAAAGTTACTCTATTTTATTGTGTTTCCATTCAGATTGGTGTACTTTTTAAACAAATTATAGAATGTTTAGCTTTATTAACATGCCTTCATTTGTGTTATCCATAGAAATTCTTAAAATGTGTTTGTGATAAGCATGCAACAATATTTTGTAAGATCTTatgtctttttttatttttgatctaTAAAATTTACTGTTTTTTAATTGTGATCTATAAAATTTATTGTTTGTGATGGCATGGCAGTTGCAATAGCTATTCTCCACCTTACAATAATTTTACTTCTTGGATTCGTGCATACGGAGGGTGTAATGCTGCATCACATTgagttttttccttttttacaaTGTTAGGGAACAAGAACTGTACAAGAACCCAACAATTCATAATAGCTGGAGACGCCCACCTGTTGAGGAGGTTGGAATACTAACACTTGGGTTTATAAGACATTAATACTTTCTGACAGTGAATCTTTAAATTCATAGTATTTTGACCTCTATTCCTTTCGAACAGGTGCTGGCAAAATTGACCACTAATTTTTATAAAGTACACTCCAGGCAGTGCGCAGATGAGGCTGAACTTGCTGAACATGTTGTTGGTTTAACATGCAGCCTGTCATCTTGCCAATTTAGGTATTTGATGCTTTTACTTTTCTACTGAACTCAGAACCTTGTTACGGTTTAAGTGTGCTGTTAAAATCTATTTCCCACCAAATACAAGTTTTCTGGCCTCAAGATTTTCTAAATGCATTATACATTAATTATACACACTCATCTCCTCTAAAAAATTCTGTCCAAGGATCACAGAGCTTCACTCATGTTCCAACTTATCACTTGTTTTTCGCTCTATTTTTAGGGCTTGTTTGGATTTGCCACTCTAAAAAGTGCTTTTTCTCACTAGCGCTTTTTGTCAGTAGCACTTTTTTGTAGGCTTCTACAAAAAAGCAGTGTGTTGTTTGGAAGCAACTAAATAGGTGCTTCTACATTGCACAAAAGTGCTTTTGATACTAAAGTATGGTGATAAGTTAAGGACATTATTTTCCAAGGAgctcctctctctttctttgtaCCAGATATGCATCAACTTCATCTCATATCATAATGATATGCACtgttcatttgaaaaacatgagaaaggttgatgtaaatCATCaaggtttctgatttttttttgaaaaatcaaGGTTTCTGATTTAGTGTGCAAGTTTTTTATAACCTGTCTCTGTTTGAACTTTGAACACCAACCTCCAGCAGAAAACTAAAGCAACGGATCCAATTTTTTCCTCCCCTTCCAAATTTGCTGCTGCAAATTGCAATGTAATTTCTTGTCCAAtaaatatacttaaaatatatacaattcatcaaaaaacaaataaacatatATCTTCCTCTTCTCCCCAATAACCAGTCTCGCACCACCCATAGTGAATCTAGGCaatctttcttcaatttcttctaATGGTTTTCCATTTTTCATGTGGCCTTCTTCAATTCCATTGAAATATTAATTTCTATGGAACTTTTGCAAGTGGATTTTGTCAATGAATTCGTACTAATTGTTGAGGATTAATTCCATGATATCAATTTCGAAATGGAAGTGCTTTTACTCATTAGGAAGCGCTTCAACTCTCTTAAACCACCATCCAAATGAGCCCTTAATTACGTAGAAAATGATTGTATTATCACTTGACGTAGTTTCCATTTCCTTGTTAAAATTCGCTTTCCCTTTGCATTTTCATATTTTAACTTATCAATATTCTGATTCTGCATCTTGTTTGAATTTACAGAAAGAAGTTAACGAGACTTGATGTAAATGCTAATGGATCCCTTATCCCTAAGGACTGCATTGACCGAACTTCAATTAAAAAGAGCCCATGGTGAGTAACATGATATTAACAGACTGATCATTATACTAGAATTAGAATATAAAAAGATAGCAGATTCAGAGAAGGATGGATTGTGAAAAGAAATAATAAGCTGCGGCTTCATATGATGAAAGTAGTAACCAGTGATAAGATGAAGCTTATTTTTAGGGGTCTGAACTCTGAACTGTGTAGGGCCTGTTTTGGAGTGCTTCTACACAAAACACTTATGCTCATAAGAGatttgttaattattattattattttgaaaattcaaTCGCTTCCTCAAGGAGTAGTTGAAAGCACTTATTAACTGTTCTATCAAACGCTGCCAAAGATGCATTTGGTGCTTCTAAAAGCACCGTCAAATAGACCTTTCATTATTGTTCCCAGCACTCTAGGACAGAAAGGGCAACAAGAACCATGCACGATTAAAGTGGAGAGAATACAGAAAGACCTGCAACCTAATTGTCTAGTTGGTTGGGACAATCTGCCTTCCTTCAAGCCCTCCAACAATTGCCCCACAGAATTGGACCATGAACTTCCAAACTAAAACCAGATTTCTGGAATTTATGCTTATGAATAAGTCTTATTTAAATAAAGATCTCAAACACCAGTTCGAAATAGTTTCACGTAATCTTTTTCTTCTATTAGTTATCAACCAAACCTTCTCTGTACAGATTAGTTTGATTTGtatgtttttcatatttgtatCAATTTTATTTGTGagcattttatttttgttactaattattttattcGTCCAGGTTAAAAGCTTTGGTAGCTATCCCTAAGGTACAACCGCGATTTGCTATTGCTATATGGAAGAAGTACCCTACCATGAAATCTCTTTTGAGTGTTTACATGGACCCAAAT
Above is a window of Malus sylvestris chromosome 15, drMalSylv7.2, whole genome shotgun sequence DNA encoding:
- the LOC126604737 gene encoding crossover junction endonuclease EME1B isoform X1 encodes the protein MSEPIVLSDEEDSSPFQLFHCKKRRTEPDLNPNPNPNPNPNPNPTVLVLDDDPTPQKPRPTSTPIVVPETPMSDLAIVKCTKAPSDFQSRVSDSDHNFPGVNGLICLESDNEPESGRGKQKEKENESITSGFGVVEDLDWRFSFVESTYPLGDDLAHMSEGNSSQPTLQDDIDQVLDYAEKENIMDQMGNITKPRRKTKVVTDNENTTKEATERKKLAKEERTRLMEEKKLKKLEEKLQKEALKAEAAEMKKIQKEKQKWEKGKFALKSIVAEIDSKVVELGSVGGNLLTRFAEKGLTYRITSNPIERSIVWTMTVPEHLSQLSPKETEIQYMLLVYEAEEFCNVVINESLLDHVLSVRSQYPSYTVCCLTNRLMAYIKKREQELYKNPTIHNSWRRPPVEEVLAKLTTNFYKVHSRQCADEAELAEHVVGLTCSLSSCQFRKKLTRLDVNANGSLIPKDCIDRTSIKKSPWLKALVAIPKVQPRFAIAIWKKYPTMKSLLSVYMDPNISVHEKEFLLKDLTTEGLLGDDRRLGDVCSKRVYRILMAQSGCIKTDDIEDGADFFRR
- the LOC126604737 gene encoding crossover junction endonuclease EME1B isoform X2; its protein translation is MSEPIVLSDEEDSSPFQLFHCKKRRTEPDLNPNPNPNPNPNPNPTVLVLDDDPTPQKPRPTSTPIVVPETPMSDLAIVKCTKAPSDFQSRVSDSDHNFPGVNGLICLESDNEPESGRGKQKEKENESITSGFGVVEDLDWRFSFVESTYPLGDDLAHMSEGNSSQPTLQDDIDQMGNITKPRRKTKVVTDNENTTKEATERKKLAKEERTRLMEEKKLKKLEEKLQKEALKAEAAEMKKIQKEKQKWEKGKFALKSIVAEIDSKVVELGSVGGNLLTRFAEKGLTYRITSNPIERSIVWTMTVPEHLSQLSPKETEIQYMLLVYEAEEFCNVVINESLLDHVLSVRSQYPSYTVCCLTNRLMAYIKKREQELYKNPTIHNSWRRPPVEEVLAKLTTNFYKVHSRQCADEAELAEHVVGLTCSLSSCQFRKKLTRLDVNANGSLIPKDCIDRTSIKKSPWLKALVAIPKVQPRFAIAIWKKYPTMKSLLSVYMDPNISVHEKEFLLKDLTTEGLLGDDRRLGDVCSKRVYRILMAQSGCIKTDDIEDGADFFRR